Proteins encoded together in one Anaerotignum propionicum DSM 1682 window:
- a CDS encoding DUF134 domain-containing protein: MARPRKCRKVCALPENCGFAPMKEMNDENRVIMAVDEYETIRLIDLVGYTQEECAAQMHIARTTVQGIYNEARRKLADALVNGKSLHIEGGDFDLCEGDSLHCGKKCEKFCYKKRKMENISKEM, from the coding sequence ATGGCGAGACCAAGAAAGTGCAGAAAAGTTTGTGCATTGCCTGAAAATTGCGGCTTTGCTCCAATGAAAGAGATGAACGATGAAAATCGTGTCATTATGGCGGTAGACGAATATGAAACCATTCGACTGATTGATTTAGTTGGATACACCCAGGAAGAATGCGCAGCTCAAATGCACATTGCCAGAACAACTGTACAGGGCATTTATAACGAAGCAAGAAGAAAGCTGGCAGATGCCTTAGTAAATGGGAAATCCCTTCACATTGAAGGCGGCGATTTCGACCTTTGCGAGGGGGATAGCTTGCATTGTGGGAAAAAATGCGAAAAATTTTGTTATAAGAAAAGAAAAATGGAAAATATTTCTAAGGAGATGTAA
- a CDS encoding Mrp/NBP35 family ATP-binding protein produces the protein MSENCSHNCGSCSSDCSSRKPADLLVPPNEHSEIKKVIAVVSGKGGVGKSMVTSSMAVLMNRLGKKTAILDADITGPSIPKAFGMTQKAYGTKTEIIPCETKTGIKVMSVNLLLDNETDPVVWRGPIIAETVKQFWKDVVWGNVDYMFIDMPPGTGDVPLTVFQSIAIDGIIIVTSPQELVGMIVDKAVKMAEMMNVPILGIVENLSYFVCPQCSEVHKIFGESNIDAIAKKHNIPTVCKLPIDPSIAARCDRGETEELEGEWLLPMVSFLEEK, from the coding sequence ATGAGCGAGAATTGTTCACACAACTGCGGAAGCTGTTCTTCCGACTGTTCAAGCAGAAAACCTGCTGATCTTTTGGTGCCGCCCAACGAGCATAGTGAAATTAAAAAGGTAATTGCTGTTGTCAGCGGTAAGGGTGGCGTTGGAAAATCAATGGTGACCTCGTCTATGGCTGTTTTAATGAATCGGTTGGGCAAAAAAACAGCGATACTGGATGCAGATATTACAGGTCCATCCATTCCAAAGGCTTTTGGCATGACACAGAAGGCTTATGGAACAAAAACTGAAATAATTCCTTGTGAAACCAAAACGGGGATAAAGGTAATGTCTGTGAACCTTTTGCTGGACAATGAAACAGATCCTGTGGTATGGCGTGGGCCAATTATTGCAGAAACTGTAAAGCAGTTTTGGAAGGACGTTGTTTGGGGCAATGTTGATTATATGTTTATTGATATGCCTCCGGGTACAGGGGACGTTCCCTTGACGGTATTTCAATCCATAGCCATTGACGGAATTATTATTGTCACATCTCCACAGGAACTGGTAGGAATGATTGTGGATAAGGCTGTCAAGATGGCTGAAATGATGAATGTACCAATACTGGGTATTGTAGAAAATCTTTCATATTTTGTCTGTCCCCAGTGCAGTGAAGTACATAAGATTTTTGGGGAAAGTAATATAGATGCTATTGCTAAGAAACACAATATACCCACGGTTTGCAAATTGCCCATTGACCCTAGTATTGCAGCACGCTGCGACAGAGGAGAAACTGAAGAATTAGAGGGAGAATGGTTATTGCCAATGGTTTCATTTTTAGAAGAAAAATGA
- a CDS encoding alanine/glycine:cation symporter family protein: MEAINNFVSTINGFVWGPVMLVLLFGTHVFLTIRTKFIQRHIGKAIKLSVTADNEAEGDVSGFGALATALAATIGTGNIVGVATAVALGGPGAVFWCWLTGLFGIATKYGEALLAIKYRVKDSTGSMIGGPMYALERGLGQKWLGVLFALFAGIACFGIGNMTQANSISTMVRDNFGLPTWITGIVITVATGLVILGGVKSIAKVCEKLVPLMAGFYILGCLIIIVINAPYIGSAFKMIIGSAFTGTAAGGGFAGATVMMAIRFGIARGLFTNEAGLGSAPIADAAAMTRNPVRQALIAMSGVFWDTIIVCALTGLVLVTSILKSPEAMAGLNGGALTSAAFNHIPVIGPIVLTIGLITFAWSTILGWSYYGERSWVYLVGTKSVMPFRLAWVIVVFIGSVTALDLVWNIADTLNAMMAFPNLVALLGLSGVIVSETKKFLWDDNMEGWSTDEIPTVNR, encoded by the coding sequence ATGGAAGCAATTAACAATTTTGTGTCCACCATCAATGGTTTTGTGTGGGGTCCTGTAATGCTGGTTTTGTTGTTTGGTACACACGTGTTCCTGACAATCAGAACAAAATTTATTCAGAGACACATCGGTAAGGCAATTAAGCTTTCTGTAACAGCTGACAATGAGGCAGAGGGCGATGTTTCCGGTTTTGGTGCATTAGCAACTGCATTGGCTGCTACAATTGGTACAGGTAATATTGTTGGTGTTGCAACAGCGGTAGCTTTAGGTGGTCCTGGTGCAGTTTTCTGGTGCTGGTTGACAGGTCTTTTCGGTATTGCAACAAAATACGGCGAAGCTTTGTTGGCAATCAAATACAGAGTGAAGGACAGCACTGGTTCTATGATTGGTGGTCCTATGTATGCATTGGAAAGAGGCCTTGGACAAAAATGGTTGGGCGTATTATTTGCACTGTTTGCAGGTATTGCATGTTTCGGTATTGGCAATATGACTCAGGCAAACTCCATTTCTACAATGGTACGCGATAACTTTGGTTTACCTACTTGGATTACAGGTATTGTTATTACTGTTGCCACAGGTTTGGTTATTTTGGGTGGCGTAAAATCTATCGCTAAGGTTTGTGAGAAATTAGTACCCTTAATGGCAGGTTTTTATATTTTAGGTTGTCTTATTATTATTGTAATCAACGCTCCTTATATTGGTTCTGCGTTTAAGATGATTATTGGTAGTGCGTTTACAGGTACTGCAGCTGGCGGCGGTTTTGCCGGAGCAACAGTAATGATGGCAATTCGTTTCGGTATTGCTCGTGGTTTGTTTACAAACGAAGCTGGTTTAGGTTCCGCACCTATCGCAGATGCTGCTGCTATGACAAGAAACCCTGTTCGTCAGGCTTTGATTGCTATGTCCGGTGTTTTCTGGGATACAATTATTGTTTGTGCTTTAACAGGCTTGGTTTTGGTAACTTCTATTTTGAAGAGTCCAGAAGCTATGGCAGGATTAAACGGCGGTGCATTGACATCTGCTGCATTTAATCATATTCCGGTAATTGGTCCTATCGTATTAACAATTGGTCTGATTACATTCGCATGGTCTACAATTTTAGGTTGGAGCTATTACGGCGAAAGATCTTGGGTTTACTTAGTGGGCACAAAATCAGTTATGCCTTTCCGTCTTGCTTGGGTTATTGTAGTATTTATCGGTAGCGTTACTGCCCTTGACTTAGTATGGAATATTGCGGATACATTAAATGCGATGATGGCATTCCCTAACTTAGTTGCTTTACTTGGATTAAGTGGCGTAATTGTATCTGAAACAAAGAAATTTCTGTGGGATGACAATATGGAAGGTTGGTCCACAGATGAAATCCCTACAGTTAATAGATAA